In Vibrio gangliei, a single window of DNA contains:
- a CDS encoding polysaccharide biosynthesis protein: MYQTLKNLLKIRRREKRIINAIYDIAAITFSLYFAVVVRLGHYHFPIGTPEILSWVVTVIVTIAAFIKLGMYRAVIRYMMVAALGHIFLAVMLSTIALMISSFYFHSFVPRSVPLIFAGFAVVTLGGPRILIRNYYHQFYRRNKPNVFIYGAGATGRDLAFALSSGEEYNPAVLFDDDPKKIGQVIYGLRVHPSSDFDKLKSLYQPVKLLLAINNINKGERLRLVDRLSTWPIELQSVPSVEDIATGRAQIGEIKDLDVADLLGRTQVDPVPELLSQNITDQNIMVTGAGGSIGSELCRQILAQKPKCIVLFELNEYNLYKIDQELQSAKTHLKFDTKIIAALGSVQRQNHVEKLMITHKIDTVYHAAAYKHVPLVEDNIVEGIRNNVFGTLSVAETAINTGVKNFTLISTDKAVRPTNVMGASKRLAELVLQALSDRQSNTCFTMVRFGNVLGSSGSVVPLFKQQIRKGGPVTVTHPDITRFFMLIPEAAQLVIQAGAIGHNGQVFVLDMGEPVKILDLAKRMIHLMGMTEHSISDTNKRDDDKKEGDIEIRFTGLRPGEKLYEELLIGENVTGTCHPKIMTACEESLSWAEMETVLQQLDACCHDFDLECIKRILLETPTGYRVKNKNE; this comes from the coding sequence ATGTATCAAACTCTTAAAAACTTGTTGAAAATCAGACGCCGCGAAAAACGCATTATTAATGCCATTTACGATATTGCAGCCATCACCTTTTCTCTCTACTTTGCGGTGGTTGTACGTTTAGGTCATTATCACTTTCCGATTGGTACTCCTGAAATTTTAAGTTGGGTTGTTACCGTTATCGTAACCATAGCTGCTTTCATCAAACTTGGTATGTACCGAGCGGTGATTCGTTATATGATGGTCGCTGCACTTGGGCACATATTCTTAGCAGTGATGCTCTCAACTATTGCTCTGATGATCTCTAGCTTTTATTTCCATTCGTTTGTACCACGTAGCGTTCCACTAATTTTTGCTGGTTTTGCTGTGGTTACTTTAGGCGGACCTAGAATTCTAATTCGTAATTACTACCATCAGTTTTACCGCCGTAATAAACCCAATGTCTTCATTTATGGAGCAGGGGCAACCGGTCGAGACCTTGCATTTGCCCTATCGTCAGGTGAGGAATATAACCCTGCCGTTTTATTTGATGATGACCCGAAAAAAATTGGCCAGGTTATCTACGGTTTACGTGTACATCCAAGCTCTGATTTCGATAAACTCAAATCGCTATACCAGCCCGTAAAATTATTACTAGCAATTAATAACATCAATAAGGGTGAGCGCTTACGCTTAGTCGACCGACTATCGACTTGGCCTATTGAGCTTCAATCGGTTCCTTCAGTTGAAGATATTGCCACTGGCCGCGCTCAAATTGGAGAAATTAAAGACCTTGATGTGGCCGATTTACTTGGCCGAACTCAAGTCGATCCGGTTCCAGAACTATTAAGCCAAAACATCACCGACCAAAATATCATGGTTACTGGGGCCGGTGGTTCTATAGGCTCAGAACTATGCCGCCAAATACTCGCCCAAAAGCCCAAATGCATTGTGTTATTTGAGCTTAATGAGTACAACTTATACAAAATAGACCAGGAGCTACAATCAGCGAAAACTCACCTTAAATTTGATACAAAAATCATTGCTGCTTTAGGCTCGGTTCAGCGTCAAAACCATGTTGAAAAGCTCATGATTACACACAAAATTGATACCGTGTATCACGCGGCAGCTTATAAGCATGTTCCCCTTGTTGAAGATAATATTGTTGAAGGAATTCGCAATAATGTCTTCGGTACTTTATCGGTAGCGGAAACGGCAATTAACACAGGTGTAAAAAATTTCACTCTTATTTCTACCGATAAAGCGGTTCGACCAACCAATGTGATGGGAGCAAGTAAGCGATTAGCCGAGTTAGTGCTACAAGCTTTATCCGATCGCCAGTCTAACACCTGCTTTACTATGGTTCGTTTTGGTAACGTACTTGGTTCTTCAGGCTCTGTTGTTCCATTATTTAAACAGCAAATTAGAAAAGGTGGACCTGTTACCGTTACCCACCCTGATATTACCCGTTTCTTTATGTTAATCCCCGAAGCAGCTCAACTCGTTATTCAAGCTGGGGCTATTGGTCATAATGGGCAAGTATTTGTGCTAGACATGGGAGAGCCTGTGAAAATTCTCGACCTAGCTAAACGTATGATTCATTTGATGGGGATGACAGAACACAGCATCAGTGATACCAATAAAAGAGATGATGACAAAAAAGAAGGTGATATAGAGATTCGCTTTACCGGCTTACGCCCAGGAGAAAAGCTCTATGAAGAACTGTTAATTGGCGAAAATGTTACGGGAACTTGCCACCCTAAAATCATGACTGCTTGTGAAGAAAGTTTAAGTTGGGCAGAAATGGAAACCGTTCTACAGCAACTTGATGCCTGTTGTCACGACTTTGACTTGGAATGCATTAAGCGTATTTTGTTGGAAACGCCGACTGGGTATAGAGTGAAAAATAAAAACGAGTAA
- a CDS encoding UDP-glucose 4-epimerase family protein — translation MKILVTGATGFVGQKVVEKALEKEMEVSAIARNSKLVTQQKSLPQVEWHHGELTPDFDWSSCLDGVDCVIHCAARVHQMNEDASVAQKNYDDANFRSTLNLAHQAQQVGVKRFIFLSSIKVNGESTELNEPFTRTVEQEPEDPYGLSKYKAEQALQTLSKDSGLDVVIIRPPLVYGPGVKANFQAMMKWVCRGIPLPLGAIHNKRSMVYLDNLVDLILTCTQHNEAINEVFLVSDDHDISTSELLSQIKQAANSSTWLIPVPMKIFTIAAKLLNKPQIAQRLCGSLQVDISHTKKQLNWQPPISWEQGITKTVLFYLNNKNTH, via the coding sequence ATGAAAATTTTAGTAACAGGTGCCACAGGGTTTGTGGGGCAGAAAGTGGTCGAAAAAGCATTAGAGAAGGAGATGGAAGTCTCTGCTATTGCTCGTAATAGTAAGCTCGTCACCCAGCAGAAAAGTTTACCTCAAGTTGAGTGGCATCATGGTGAGTTAACGCCCGATTTTGATTGGAGTTCTTGCCTAGATGGAGTTGATTGCGTGATCCACTGTGCTGCCCGTGTTCATCAAATGAATGAAGATGCCTCTGTAGCACAAAAAAACTATGATGATGCCAATTTTCGTTCAACTTTAAACTTAGCGCACCAAGCTCAACAAGTTGGTGTTAAACGGTTTATTTTTTTAAGTTCCATTAAAGTTAATGGTGAAAGCACTGAGTTAAACGAGCCGTTTACACGTACAGTAGAACAAGAGCCAGAAGACCCTTATGGCCTCAGTAAATATAAAGCAGAACAGGCTTTACAAACACTTTCTAAAGACTCGGGACTTGATGTTGTCATTATCCGTCCGCCTCTGGTATATGGGCCAGGAGTAAAAGCGAACTTTCAAGCTATGATGAAGTGGGTTTGCCGAGGTATACCGTTGCCATTAGGGGCGATACATAATAAGCGAAGTATGGTTTATCTTGATAACTTAGTTGATTTGATTTTAACCTGTACGCAGCACAATGAAGCTATAAATGAGGTTTTTTTGGTGTCTGATGATCATGATATATCGACCAGTGAGTTGCTTTCTCAAATTAAACAGGCAGCGAATTCTTCAACCTGGCTTATTCCTGTACCAATGAAGATCTTTACTATTGCAGCCAAACTGCTCAATAAGCCACAAATAGCTCAACGCCTATGTGGATCATTACAGGTCGATATCTCTCATACAAAAAAACAGTTAAACTGGCAACCGCCGATTTCTTGGGAGCAGGGGATCACTAAAACGGTTTTATTCTATCTCAATAATAAAAACACACACTAG
- a CDS encoding NAD-dependent epimerase encodes MKYLVTGAAGFIGSAVVERLTQMGHSVVGVDNLNDYYDVNLKLARLERIEHPLFVFEKMDIADREGMAELFKEEQFDKVIHLAAQAGVRYSLDNPLAYADSNLVGHLNVLEGCRHNKVKHLVYASSSSVYGLNGKVPFSTDDSVDHPISLYAATKKSNELMAHTYSHLYNVPTTGLRFFTVYGPWGRPDMALLKFTHKIVNGEPIDIYNNGDMQRDFTYIDDIVEGIIRIQDVVPESDPSWTVEEGSPATSSAPYRVYNIGNGKPVKLMDYIKALEESLGIEAKKNFMPMQPGDVYQTYADTIALFEATGYQPKVDVKQGVDEFVKWFNQFYQGK; translated from the coding sequence GTGAAGTATTTAGTGACTGGCGCTGCCGGATTTATTGGTAGTGCTGTGGTTGAGCGTTTAACTCAAATGGGACACTCAGTCGTCGGTGTGGATAATCTTAATGATTACTACGATGTGAACTTAAAGTTGGCGCGACTTGAGCGTATTGAACATCCTCTTTTTGTTTTTGAAAAAATGGATATCGCAGATAGAGAAGGGATGGCTGAACTGTTCAAAGAAGAGCAGTTTGATAAGGTCATCCACTTAGCGGCCCAAGCTGGCGTTCGTTATTCTTTAGATAATCCTCTTGCCTATGCCGATAGCAATCTAGTAGGGCATCTTAATGTCTTAGAAGGTTGTCGCCACAACAAGGTTAAACACCTCGTTTATGCATCTTCAAGTTCCGTTTACGGATTAAATGGCAAAGTGCCGTTTAGTACCGATGATTCAGTCGATCACCCTATTTCACTTTATGCCGCCACCAAGAAATCTAATGAGTTGATGGCGCATACCTACTCCCATTTATATAATGTGCCTACCACTGGATTGCGTTTCTTTACTGTTTATGGCCCGTGGGGCAGACCAGATATGGCTCTTCTCAAGTTCACACACAAAATTGTGAATGGTGAGCCGATCGACATCTACAACAATGGTGATATGCAAAGAGACTTCACCTACATAGATGATATTGTCGAAGGCATTATCCGAATTCAAGATGTAGTCCCTGAATCAGATCCAAGCTGGACTGTTGAAGAAGGCTCTCCGGCGACCAGTTCTGCTCCATACCGTGTATACAATATTGGTAACGGCAAGCCTGTGAAGCTAATGGATTACATTAAAGCATTAGAAGAATCACTTGGCATCGAGGCTAAGAAAAACTTTATGCCGATGCAGCCTGGTGATGTTTATCAAACTTATGCCGATACCATAGCACTTTTTGAAGCTACCGGCTATCAACCAAAAGTGGATGTGAAGCAAGGTGTGGATGAGTTTGTGAAGTGGTTTAACCAGTTTTATCAAGGGAAATAA
- a CDS encoding lipopolysaccharide biosynthesis protein yields MSDLQKKTTSGLKWSAIERLATQAIQLIIMLVLARMLGPHAFGLIGMLAVFIAVCQVFVDSGFSSALIRKTDRTESDFSTAFYFNIAVSLVCYAALFIGAPYIADFYQQSALIDLTRVLGLTVFINSLSLVQRAKLTIEMDFKTQAKASLASVGISSFVAIFLATNGYGVWALVAQTLSMAACNTLILNVIHPWLPKRSFSMESFRNLFGFGSKLLLSGLLDTIFKNIYQIVIGKQFSAVEVGQFTQANQLSSMPAMTMTTIIQRVTYPMMSQLQHSEDKLEAAYLLTLRLSAVVIFPLMFGLAVVAQPLINVVLGDSWQQAAALVSILSIGFLLYPIHAINLNLLQVKGRSDLFLKLEIIKKIITTIILVLTIPLGIKAICIGMIIQSYLSLWLNTFYTGRLTALSQMKQCKALVPIWALSAICCLLGWWVANQINPNHDIITIVTVVTIAIVSYVLSIRLLQQDLYQRIISVIFLKKLA; encoded by the coding sequence ATGTCTGATCTTCAAAAGAAAACCACATCCGGCTTAAAATGGAGTGCGATTGAGCGGCTAGCCACACAAGCTATCCAGCTTATTATCATGTTGGTCTTAGCAAGGATGCTAGGGCCTCATGCCTTTGGTTTGATAGGTATGCTGGCGGTCTTTATTGCCGTGTGCCAAGTATTTGTTGATAGTGGTTTTAGCTCGGCGTTAATTCGTAAGACAGATCGAACAGAATCCGACTTTTCTACCGCGTTTTACTTCAATATTGCTGTATCTTTAGTGTGTTACGCAGCATTATTTATTGGTGCACCTTACATTGCAGATTTTTATCAGCAATCGGCGCTTATTGATTTAACGCGAGTGCTTGGCCTTACCGTCTTTATAAATTCATTATCTTTGGTTCAAAGAGCGAAATTAACCATTGAAATGGATTTTAAAACCCAAGCAAAGGCTTCCCTAGCAAGTGTTGGTATTAGTTCATTTGTTGCTATCTTTTTAGCAACCAATGGCTACGGTGTATGGGCTCTCGTCGCTCAAACCCTAAGCATGGCAGCCTGTAATACATTAATCTTAAATGTTATTCACCCTTGGTTACCTAAGCGCTCCTTTTCTATGGAATCATTTAGGAATTTATTTGGCTTCGGTTCTAAATTGTTGCTATCAGGCTTACTTGATACAATTTTCAAAAATATTTATCAAATAGTGATCGGTAAACAGTTCTCAGCCGTTGAAGTCGGGCAATTTACGCAAGCGAATCAATTATCTAGTATGCCTGCAATGACAATGACCACCATTATTCAAAGGGTGACTTACCCTATGATGAGTCAATTGCAACATAGCGAAGATAAATTAGAAGCGGCCTATCTATTAACCTTAAGGTTATCTGCGGTTGTGATCTTCCCCTTAATGTTTGGCCTAGCCGTGGTCGCTCAGCCACTTATCAATGTTGTATTAGGGGATAGCTGGCAGCAAGCAGCAGCTTTAGTGAGTATTTTATCCATTGGTTTTTTACTGTACCCCATTCATGCAATCAATTTGAATTTATTGCAAGTTAAGGGACGCTCTGATTTATTTTTAAAGTTAGAGATTATTAAAAAGATTATTACAACCATCATTTTAGTGCTCACTATCCCATTAGGTATAAAAGCCATATGTATAGGGATGATAATTCAGTCCTATTTAAGCTTATGGCTAAATACCTTTTATACCGGACGCTTAACCGCATTATCCCAAATGAAACAATGTAAAGCATTGGTGCCAATCTGGGCGTTAAGTGCCATCTGTTGCCTTCTGGGCTGGTGGGTAGCGAATCAAATAAATCCAAATCACGATATCATCACTATCGTAACCGTAGTGACAATAGCAATAGTCAGTTATGTACTGAGTATTCGATTACTACAACAAGATCTCTATCAACGTATTATTTCGGTAATTTTTCTCAAAAAGTTGGCTTAA
- a CDS encoding DegT/DnrJ/EryC1/StrS family aminotransferase — protein MDKITVTSPLLPPLNELTPYLEDIWSRKWLTNSGHYHQLLEHELCKYLGVPYISLFSNGTLALITALQALELEGEVITTPYSFVATAHAIKWANLTPVFVDIDPDTFNLDPKKIEAAITDKTCAILPVHVYGNPCDDEAIQTIAKKHNLKVVYDAAHAFGVKQNNSSILNMGELSMLSFHATKAYSTIEGGAIVCHTLEMKEKLDRLKNFGFESETEMSLCGMNAKLNEVQAAFGLATLGHIDAAIDKRKKIAKYYEENLTQIKGIRVLKPESNVELNYSYFPIVIDEKEYGKSRDQLFNELKENNILARKYFYPLITDFKPYQDVIEEYPLAKNVSNTVICLPIHNDLKTNDLEKIMMVIK, from the coding sequence ATGGATAAAATAACGGTAACGTCTCCACTTCTTCCACCACTCAATGAATTAACCCCTTATCTGGAAGATATTTGGTCTAGGAAATGGCTAACAAATAGTGGTCATTATCATCAACTGTTAGAACACGAGCTGTGTAAATACTTAGGGGTTCCATACATTAGTTTATTTTCTAATGGAACATTAGCCCTAATTACTGCTTTGCAAGCACTGGAGTTGGAAGGTGAAGTGATTACGACACCTTATAGTTTTGTCGCGACTGCGCACGCCATTAAGTGGGCGAACTTAACCCCAGTTTTTGTTGATATCGATCCAGACACATTTAATCTCGATCCGAAAAAGATTGAAGCGGCAATAACCGATAAAACCTGCGCAATCTTACCCGTACATGTATACGGAAATCCATGTGATGATGAAGCCATTCAAACCATAGCTAAAAAACATAATCTAAAAGTTGTTTACGATGCTGCTCACGCCTTTGGTGTTAAGCAAAATAATAGCTCAATATTGAACATGGGTGAGTTATCGATGCTGAGCTTTCATGCAACCAAAGCCTACTCAACCATTGAGGGAGGGGCGATTGTTTGCCATACCTTGGAAATGAAAGAAAAGTTAGATCGACTAAAGAATTTTGGTTTTGAATCAGAAACGGAAATGTCTTTATGTGGAATGAATGCAAAACTCAATGAAGTCCAAGCAGCATTTGGGTTAGCAACATTGGGTCATATAGATGCGGCAATTGATAAAAGAAAGAAAATTGCCAAATATTATGAAGAGAATCTTACACAAATTAAAGGCATTCGAGTACTTAAGCCTGAAAGTAATGTCGAACTCAATTATTCATACTTTCCTATCGTAATTGATGAAAAAGAGTATGGAAAATCACGAGATCAATTATTTAATGAATTAAAAGAGAATAATATTTTAGCAAGAAAGTACTTTTATCCATTAATTACAGACTTCAAGCCTTATCAAGATGTAATAGAAGAGTATCCTTTAGCGAAAAATGTTTCTAATACGGTAATATGTTTACCTATTCATAACGATCTTAAGACAAATGACTTAGAAAAAATCATGATGGTAATAAAATGA
- the rfbA gene encoding glucose-1-phosphate thymidylyltransferase RfbA codes for MKGIVLAGGSGTRLYPITMGVSKQLLPVYDKPMIYYPISILMLAGIREILVITTPEDKSSFERLLGDGSQFGIKLEYAIQPSPDGLAQAFIIGEDFIGDDNVCLVLGDNIFWGQSLSPKLKHAVENAESGHGATVFGYQVKDPERFGVVEFDEQHRAISIEEKPTNPKSHYAVTGLYFYDSRVVELAKQVKPSERGELEITTLNEMYLKQGKLNVEMLGRGYAWLDTGTHESLLEAAQFVETIEKRQGYKIACLEEIAFNQGWLSRASLEERAKLMAKNSYGQYLSELLKA; via the coding sequence ATGAAAGGGATTGTATTAGCGGGTGGGTCAGGTACTCGTCTTTATCCTATTACGATGGGTGTATCAAAACAGCTGTTACCTGTCTACGACAAACCTATGATTTATTACCCGATTTCTATTTTAATGCTAGCGGGTATCCGTGAAATTTTAGTCATTACTACACCCGAAGATAAAAGTAGCTTTGAGCGCTTACTCGGCGATGGAAGCCAATTTGGAATTAAGCTCGAGTATGCAATTCAGCCATCCCCAGATGGATTAGCTCAAGCCTTTATTATTGGTGAAGACTTCATTGGTGATGATAATGTTTGCTTGGTACTAGGAGATAATATCTTTTGGGGGCAAAGTCTTTCACCAAAACTGAAACACGCTGTTGAGAATGCTGAGTCTGGTCATGGGGCGACCGTTTTTGGGTATCAAGTAAAAGATCCTGAGCGTTTTGGTGTTGTGGAGTTTGATGAGCAACATAGAGCGATTTCTATTGAAGAAAAACCCACTAACCCTAAAAGCCACTATGCGGTCACAGGTCTATATTTTTATGATAGCCGAGTGGTTGAACTCGCTAAACAAGTAAAACCAAGTGAACGTGGTGAACTTGAAATTACTACTTTAAATGAAATGTATTTAAAGCAAGGTAAACTAAATGTAGAAATGTTAGGGCGTGGTTACGCATGGCTAGACACAGGCACACACGAAAGTTTACTTGAAGCGGCTCAATTTGTAGAAACAATTGAAAAACGTCAAGGTTACAAAATTGCCTGCTTAGAAGAAATTGCGTTTAACCAAGGTTGGTTAAGTCGCGCATCTCTTGAAGAACGAGCAAAATTAATGGCGAAAAATAGCTATGGTCAATACCTATCAGAATTACTAAAAGCATAA
- the rfbB gene encoding dTDP-glucose 4,6-dehydratase, whose translation MKILVTGGAGFIGSAVIRHIIQNTQDSVVNVDKLTYAGNLESLEQVASNERYAFEHVDICNRAELDRVFAKYQPNAVMHLAAESHVDRSITGPAAFIETNIVGTYTLLEAAREYWNGLDSDVKEAFRFHHISTDEVYGDLPHPDEQEGELPLFTEETSYSPSSPYSASKASSDHLVRAWLRTYGLPTIVTNCSNNYGPYHFPEKLIPLVILNALEGKPLPIYGEGDQIRDWLYVEDHARALYKVVTEGKVGETYNIGGHNEKQNIEVVETICSILDEIRPKATQYAEQITYVTDRPGHDRRYAIDSTKMKNELNWIPEETFETGLRKTVQWYLDNSQWCTRVQDGSYQRERLGTLEVEGNQ comes from the coding sequence ATGAAGATTTTAGTGACTGGCGGCGCAGGCTTTATTGGCTCAGCAGTGATTCGCCATATTATTCAAAATACTCAAGATAGCGTGGTGAATGTTGATAAACTGACTTACGCGGGCAATCTTGAGTCCCTCGAACAAGTTGCAAGTAATGAGCGATATGCGTTTGAACATGTCGATATTTGTAATCGCGCTGAACTAGATAGAGTTTTTGCGAAATATCAACCAAATGCAGTGATGCATCTTGCTGCTGAATCTCATGTGGATCGTTCTATCACTGGTCCTGCTGCATTTATTGAAACCAATATTGTTGGTACATATACTTTATTAGAAGCCGCACGCGAATATTGGAATGGTTTGGACTCTGACGTAAAAGAAGCATTTAGATTCCATCATATTTCTACAGATGAAGTGTATGGCGACTTGCCACACCCTGATGAGCAAGAAGGAGAGCTTCCTCTCTTTACGGAAGAAACCTCTTATTCACCAAGTAGCCCTTATTCAGCATCAAAAGCATCAAGTGATCATTTAGTTCGTGCGTGGCTTCGAACTTATGGTTTACCAACTATCGTGACCAATTGTTCAAACAACTATGGTCCATATCATTTCCCTGAAAAACTTATCCCATTAGTTATTCTTAACGCACTAGAAGGAAAACCGCTACCTATCTATGGTGAAGGTGATCAAATCCGTGATTGGTTGTATGTCGAAGACCATGCCCGTGCGCTTTATAAGGTAGTAACAGAAGGTAAGGTTGGTGAAACTTATAATATCGGTGGCCATAATGAGAAGCAAAATATTGAAGTGGTCGAGACTATCTGTTCAATCCTAGATGAAATTCGTCCTAAAGCAACTCAATACGCTGAACAAATTACCTATGTCACAGATCGTCCAGGTCACGACCGCCGTTATGCAATTGATTCAACCAAGATGAAAAACGAATTAAATTGGATTCCAGAAGAAACATTTGAAACAGGTTTAAGAAAAACGGTTCAATGGTACTTAGATAATTCTCAGTGGTGTACACGCGTACAAGATGGCTCGTATCAGCGTGAGCGCTTAGGCACATTGGAAGTTGAGGGTAATCAGTAG
- a CDS encoding ATP-grasp domain-containing protein codes for MNILLTSVGRRGYLVDYFKETFKNERKIYTSNSELTYTMKQSDGYLITPLIYENDYVETIIDFCKKENISVVLSLFDIDLFVLAKNENIFQENNITLILAPEHSVEICNDKWLTYEFLKSKNIKTPKTYLDVDSVLNEISDGNLSFPVILKPRWGMASMGIYIADDENELRVFYNKSYKDIFNSYLKYESELTKESPILIQELLIGKEFGVDVVNDLNSNYVTCFAKEKVRMRAGETDLGLTVNNGPFESISKLLANSISHKGILSVDCFDVDGDIYVTEMNCRISGHYPISHAVGFDFTKLLKAWLDGESVSSNLLKFEENIYVCKELAIKRLN; via the coding sequence ATGAATATACTTCTAACATCTGTAGGTCGTAGAGGTTACTTGGTTGATTACTTTAAAGAAACATTTAAGAATGAAAGGAAAATATACACTAGTAATAGTGAGTTAACTTATACAATGAAACAATCAGATGGGTATTTAATTACCCCTTTGATCTATGAAAATGATTATGTAGAAACCATTATTGATTTTTGTAAAAAAGAAAATATATCAGTAGTATTATCATTGTTTGATATAGATTTATTCGTGTTAGCTAAAAATGAAAATATTTTCCAAGAAAATAACATCACACTTATATTAGCTCCAGAACATTCAGTCGAAATATGCAATGATAAATGGTTAACATATGAATTTTTGAAAAGTAAAAACATTAAAACGCCAAAAACATATCTAGATGTAGATAGTGTATTAAATGAAATTTCAGATGGAAATTTATCTTTTCCTGTTATATTAAAACCTAGATGGGGAATGGCATCTATGGGGATATATATTGCAGATGATGAAAATGAACTTCGAGTATTTTATAATAAATCATATAAGGATATATTCAATTCTTATTTGAAATATGAATCGGAGTTAACAAAAGAATCTCCAATATTAATACAAGAATTATTAATTGGAAAAGAATTTGGAGTGGATGTTGTTAATGATCTAAATAGTAACTATGTTACTTGTTTTGCAAAAGAAAAAGTTAGAATGAGAGCGGGAGAAACAGATCTTGGTCTAACGGTTAATAATGGCCCTTTTGAATCAATAAGTAAACTTCTAGCTAATAGTATTAGCCATAAAGGAATTTTATCTGTCGATTGTTTTGATGTTGATGGTGATATCTATGTAACCGAAATGAATTGTAGAATTTCTGGGCATTACCCTATTAGTCATGCTGTTGGTTTTGATTTTACTAAACTATTAAAAGCATGGTTAGATGGAGAATCTGTATCATCTAATCTTCTTAAATTTGAAGAGAATATATACGTTTGTAAGGAACTTGCAATAAAAAGATTAAATTAG
- a CDS encoding sugar transferase, giving the protein MLRLLDFCFSFFGLLFLWPFLLIITVLGYFDTGSPIFCQTRVGRYKKPFTLIKFRTMAVETASVATHEVDRTSITKLGRFLRKTKLDELPQLINVLKGEMSLVGPRPGLFSQELLIHERELRGVYNVRPGITGLAQISEVDMSTPVKLAELDAKMIQTITVKDYFKYILATVTGSGAGDRVK; this is encoded by the coding sequence ATGCTGCGATTACTGGATTTTTGCTTTTCTTTCTTTGGTTTGCTTTTTTTGTGGCCTTTTCTTTTGATTATTACCGTTTTGGGCTATTTCGACACCGGTTCTCCAATATTTTGTCAAACTCGAGTAGGGCGTTACAAAAAGCCATTTACCTTGATCAAATTTAGGACCATGGCAGTTGAAACGGCATCGGTTGCTACACATGAAGTTGATCGCACAAGTATTACAAAGCTAGGTAGGTTCTTGAGAAAAACCAAGTTAGATGAATTACCTCAATTGATTAATGTGTTAAAAGGGGAAATGAGCTTAGTTGGGCCAAGGCCAGGTTTGTTTAGCCAAGAGTTACTGATACATGAGCGAGAATTAAGAGGGGTATATAACGTGCGTCCTGGTATAACAGGCCTTGCCCAAATCAGTGAGGTGGACATGTCTACGCCTGTAAAATTGGCAGAGTTAGATGCCAAAATGATCCAAACAATCACCGTTAAAGACTATTTTAAGTATATCTTAGCAACGGTTACGGGCAGCGGTGCAGGAGATCGGGTGAAGTGA